In Pocillopora verrucosa isolate sample1 chromosome 13, ASM3666991v2, whole genome shotgun sequence, one genomic interval encodes:
- the LOC131796099 gene encoding uncharacterized protein: MTELEGASRDVPNESGESPTMNALASMVQSVVQEMKAMNRRMDQLSEPINPEDEDLDYEEAQDLDLSEKTGSAVDEELANIVNSLLRDKIPDEKTHAQVDQYPKPANIEGLRTPRVNPLIWSQLPAQVRTQDSKHQKSQNSLVAAVVAITKATDIVLKQNQSHNKELLTTLTDGIALAMNCLHDMNSTRRQSMKKDLHRDYATLCNATTVPSSSEFLFGNLSKLTKDISDANKLTKKVRPASHSSSRGRKSTFTNHYSTNRNRRFAPYAYSRARYNDNNNFLSKSRSPPMKGKKEGITK; encoded by the exons ATGACAGAACTTGAAGGAGCATCTCGCGACGTCCCCAACGAGTCCGGCGAGTCGCCAACGATGAACGCTTTGGCCAGCATGGTCCAGTCAGTAGTCCAAGAAATGAAAGCAATGAACCGACGAATGGATCAGCTGAGTGAGCCCATTAACCCCGAAGACGAGGACCTCGACTACGAAGAGG CTCAGGATCTCGATCTGAGTGAGAAAACTGGGAGCGCTGTGGATGAGGAACTGGCTAACATTGTGAATAGTCTCCTCAGAGACAAAATTCCAGACGAAAAGACCCACGCACAGGTGGATCAATATCCTAAGCCTGCGAACATCGAGGGGCTTCGAACGCCACGAGTAAATCCACTCATTTGGAGTCAGCTCCCAGCACAAGTCCGCACACAGGACTCGAAACATCAAAAGTCACAAAATTCACTTGTGGCAGCCGTTGTCGCTATTACCAAAGCGACGGATATTGTCCTGAAACAAAACCAATCACACAACAAAGAGCTCTTGACCACTCTCACCGACGGCATTGCTTTGGCAATGAATTGCCTGCATGATATGAATAGCACTAGACGCCAGTCGATGAAGAAAGATCTGCACAGGGACTATGCCACTTTATGCAATGCCACAACAGTCCCATCATCGTCCGAATTCTTATTTGGCAATTTGTCTAAGCTGACAAAAGATATCTCGGACGCCAATAAGTTAACGAAGAAAGTAAGACCGGCATCACACAGTAGCTCACGTGGCCGGAAATCTACATTTACAAACCATTACTCCACAAACCGAAACCGACGCTTTGCTCCCTACGCTTACTCAAGAGCTCGctacaatgataataataattttttatcgAAAAGCCGCTCTCCGCCgatgaaagggaaaaaggagGGCATAACCAAGTAA